The Methanofervidicoccus sp. A16 genome has a segment encoding these proteins:
- a CDS encoding NADH-quinone oxidoreductase subunit B family protein, with protein sequence MIKEFFRKRSIHVCVVNTGGCNGCDIELVSLLASRYDIEQYGIYIHNNPREADVLIVTGPVTLPWKNRLKELYEKTPEPKIVIAFGACALSCGIFKEGHVCGPVSKIIPVDGVIPGCPPRPSQIIETILKVVPTSVAERERIVKEIENTSQQS encoded by the coding sequence ATGATTAAAGAGTTCTTTAGAAAGAGATCTATACATGTATGTGTGGTGAATACGGGAGGATGTAACGGATGTGATATTGAGTTGGTATCTCTATTGGCATCGAGGTATGATATTGAACAGTACGGTATATACATCCACAACAACCCAAGGGAGGCAGATGTGTTAATAGTAACTGGGCCTGTCACTCTTCCTTGGAAGAACAGATTAAAAGAGTTGTATGAAAAAACTCCAGAACCTAAGATAGTTATAGCTTTTGGAGCCTGTGCCCTAAGTTGTGGTATATTCAAAGAGGGACATGTATGTGGTCCTGTGAGTAAGATCATTCCAGTTGATGGAGTAATACCAGGATGTCCTCCAAGACCTTCCCAGATAATAGAAACTATATTGAAGGTAGTTCCAACCTCTGTAGCAGAGAGGGAAAGAATAGTTAAAGAGATAGAGAATACATCTCAGCAATCTTAA
- a CDS encoding ZPR1 zinc finger domain-containing protein, which produces MENIKPTNVMDCPICGGKNTFKIFNNQLDIPYFGRVMETTMICDKCKYRKSDIIPLEVKEPKRYTLRVSNEEDLNKRVVRSSTGHIKIPELGFEVKPGPASEGYISNVEGVLNRLEDALKMLMKWADNEEKKRGEEILKKIEDVKKGKENVTLVIEDPLGHSAIIGDGVKEEKLSEEEIKKLSEGNILIMEKNKNK; this is translated from the coding sequence ATGGAAAACATTAAACCAACTAATGTAATGGACTGTCCCATATGCGGAGGAAAAAATACATTTAAGATATTTAATAATCAGTTGGATATTCCCTACTTCGGTAGAGTGATGGAAACAACGATGATATGTGATAAATGTAAATATAGAAAAAGCGATATTATACCTCTAGAGGTTAAAGAGCCTAAGAGATATACTCTAAGGGTATCTAATGAGGAGGACCTAAACAAGAGGGTTGTTAGAAGCTCTACAGGTCATATAAAGATACCTGAGTTAGGATTTGAGGTCAAACCAGGACCTGCATCTGAGGGCTATATATCTAACGTAGAGGGGGTTTTAAATCGTCTTGAAGATGCTCTAAAAATGCTTATGAAGTGGGCAGATAATGAGGAAAAGAAGAGAGGAGAGGAGATTCTAAAGAAAATAGAAGATGTTAAAAAAGGGAAGGAAAATGTTACCCTCGTTATAGAGGACCCCTTGGGCCACAGTGCTATAATTGGGGATGGGGTAAAGGAGGAAAAACTAAGTGAAGAGGAAATTAAAAAACTAAGTGAGGGTAATATACTCATTATGGAAAAGAATAAAAATAAATAA
- a CDS encoding EhaF family protein, protein MDIGRLWNYISRPEVVPRLFAIFLCLIMIVEFFVPTTYKEDQLYPKYPPQSQIFKSSLAPYDRGGEPLKTPADIKTQYPQFEPLRGRITAYLTPPAIWISEKTPYFGTTIVSTPGGILDEILYYTRGLDTILESLTLLVSFMIFSWVYLHRERVE, encoded by the coding sequence ATGGATATCGGGAGATTGTGGAATTATATCTCACGTCCAGAGGTTGTACCTAGGTTGTTTGCAATATTTTTATGTTTAATAATGATTGTGGAATTCTTCGTACCTACAACTTACAAGGAGGACCAGTTGTATCCAAAGTACCCTCCTCAGAGTCAGATATTTAAATCATCTCTTGCCCCTTACGACAGGGGAGGAGAACCTCTAAAGACACCTGCAGATATTAAAACCCAATACCCCCAGTTTGAGCCCCTAAGAGGTAGAATAACTGCCTATCTTACACCTCCTGCTATATGGATCTCTGAGAAGACTCCTTACTTTGGAACAACTATAGTATCAACTCCAGGGGGAATATTGGACGAAATACTCTACTATACAAGGGGGTTGGATACTATATTAGAATCCTTAACACTCCTCGTATCCTTTATGATCTTTAGTTGGGTATATCTTCATAGGGAGAGGGTGGAATAA
- a CDS encoding 4Fe-4S binding protein — protein MTFEMIPVKDVICKYFEGNSVEISLKDKVIRKNIVIDPKKCISCGICVETCPLKIIKSDTPHPKIDVERCVFCGHCVEACPVDAIEIVYLVGKVVKNYLLIYRVGRNKKLVYNPKRCIMCLVCKKNCPFGAIYVEDESIKFDMERCTLCGYCGYLCPCDAIGFEGD, from the coding sequence ATGACATTTGAGATGATACCTGTTAAGGATGTTATCTGTAAGTACTTTGAGGGAAACTCTGTAGAGATTAGTTTAAAGGATAAGGTAATCAGGAAGAATATAGTGATAGACCCTAAGAAGTGTATATCCTGTGGTATCTGTGTAGAAACTTGTCCCTTGAAAATTATCAAATCCGATACTCCACATCCAAAGATAGATGTTGAAAGGTGTGTTTTCTGTGGCCACTGTGTGGAGGCATGTCCAGTTGATGCAATAGAGATCGTATATCTTGTTGGAAAAGTTGTAAAGAATTATCTCTTGATATACAGGGTAGGTAGAAATAAGAAACTTGTGTACAATCCTAAGAGATGTATAATGTGTTTAGTCTGTAAGAAAAACTGTCCCTTTGGGGCTATTTATGTGGAGGATGAGAGTATTAAATTTGATATGGAGAGATGCACCTTATGTGGTTACTGTGGGTATCTATGTCCCTGTGATGCTATAGGGTTTGAGGGGGATTAA
- a CDS encoding DUF2107 family protein, translating into MDIVLSTLYLGYFLLIFGTLGVVVGPNTKDPLVRLLNVEIPAVGVMLIFLAYNLTLALMTYITINALIALVFIRTIIRKEELEA; encoded by the coding sequence ATGGACATAGTGTTATCAACTCTCTACTTAGGGTACTTCTTACTTATATTTGGAACCCTCGGTGTTGTAGTAGGTCCAAATACCAAGGATCCCCTTGTTAGACTCTTAAATGTGGAGATACCTGCCGTTGGCGTAATGTTGATATTCTTGGCGTATAATTTAACCTTGGCACTTATGACTTACATTACTATAAACGCCCTAATTGCTTTAGTGTTTATAAGGACTATAATTAGAAAGGAGGAGTTGGAGGCATAG
- a CDS encoding helix-turn-helix domain-containing protein: MYKKLDVIERAILLNPKYIKIFRNKLNITQSKLAEESGVSQSHLSMLEKGKRKATKSHAAAITLGLLKCSDIWDKKDPIDYLLDVLSLTKLESTIVKFVKEITEGNSSYKRYIEGYPVYIVDRDSFADHLKRNIKVISIKDVKFFRGRIVVEGLYSDDQEVTISLDCSDIRRLEDKISKTIGKKVVIQIFPKEEMPPIYSLKKDGMVINCW; the protein is encoded by the coding sequence ATGTATAAAAAACTAGACGTGATAGAGCGTGCTATCCTTCTAAACCCTAAATACATAAAGATATTTCGTAATAAGTTGAATATAACCCAGTCTAAGTTGGCAGAGGAGAGTGGAGTTAGTCAATCCCATCTAAGTATGTTGGAAAAGGGGAAGAGAAAGGCAACTAAATCCCACGCCGCTGCAATAACCTTAGGACTTTTAAAATGTAGCGACATCTGGGATAAGAAAGATCCTATAGACTATCTCTTAGACGTTCTCTCTCTAACAAAGTTGGAATCTACAATCGTAAAATTTGTGAAGGAAATAACTGAAGGCAACAGTTCCTATAAAAGATATATTGAGGGTTATCCTGTTTATATCGTAGATAGAGATTCCTTTGCAGACCATTTAAAGAGAAATATTAAGGTAATATCTATAAAGGATGTGAAATTTTTCAGAGGTAGGATAGTGGTAGAGGGCCTATACTCTGACGATCAGGAGGTTACTATATCCCTAGACTGCTCGGATATAAGGAGATTGGAAGATAAGATATCTAAAACTATTGGAAAAAAAGTGGTGATCCAGATATTTCCAAAGGAGGAAATGCCCCCTATATACTCTCTTAAAAAGGATGGGATGGTAATAAACTGTTGGTAG
- a CDS encoding nickel-dependent hydrogenase large subunit, whose protein sequence is MNVVPLGPINPIFKEPIRIKLIVEGEVVLGAEIEMGYVHRGIERIMEGKHYLKGVHLAERVCGICSYIHTQTFVECIEKISNIEVPDKAKYLRIIVTELERIHSHLIAVGMFGMAIEHETLGIWCLNIREKVMDLLETITGNRINMGFNVVGGVRQDINREMLESIYSTLDTLEEDIENIMEIFSKGPLISLRSKGIGVIGYKEIMKTRAVGPVARASALPESDWRLRHPTYKELDFKPVWTEDGDNYARTLVRLKEIFTSIELIRRTLELYEESTGMVRKKVDIKGGSGEWRNEAYRGEVTYKISITDGGIIKKILIRSPTVMNLSAYKYMLKTCPTVSDAVATYVSIDPCISCTERTIYLVDRKTKKVKPYFK, encoded by the coding sequence ATGAATGTAGTACCTCTAGGTCCAATAAATCCTATTTTTAAAGAGCCTATTCGTATAAAACTTATTGTAGAAGGAGAGGTAGTTCTTGGAGCAGAGATTGAAATGGGTTATGTTCATAGGGGTATTGAGAGAATAATGGAGGGAAAACACTATCTGAAGGGAGTTCATCTCGCTGAGAGGGTTTGTGGTATCTGCTCTTATATTCATACCCAGACATTTGTAGAGTGTATAGAAAAAATATCCAATATAGAGGTGCCAGATAAGGCTAAGTATCTTAGGATTATTGTTACAGAACTTGAGAGAATTCATAGTCATCTTATTGCTGTAGGTATGTTTGGAATGGCTATTGAGCATGAAACCCTAGGTATCTGGTGTTTGAATATAAGAGAGAAAGTGATGGATCTATTGGAAACTATTACTGGAAATAGGATAAATATGGGTTTTAACGTAGTTGGTGGAGTTAGACAGGATATAAACAGGGAAATGTTAGAGAGTATCTATAGTACATTGGATACCTTGGAAGAGGATATAGAGAATATAATGGAGATCTTCAGTAAGGGACCTTTAATAAGTTTAAGGAGCAAAGGGATAGGTGTTATAGGCTATAAGGAGATAATGAAAACTAGGGCTGTCGGACCAGTGGCTCGAGCCTCTGCACTACCTGAAAGTGATTGGAGACTAAGACATCCCACATATAAAGAATTGGACTTTAAACCAGTGTGGACTGAAGATGGAGACAACTACGCCAGGACGTTAGTTAGGTTGAAGGAGATATTTACAAGTATAGAGTTAATAAGGAGGACACTTGAACTTTACGAGGAAAGTACTGGAATGGTGAGGAAGAAGGTAGACATAAAGGGGGGATCTGGGGAGTGGAGAAACGAGGCCTACAGGGGAGAGGTTACCTACAAGATCTCTATAACAGACGGGGGGATTATAAAGAAGATTCTTATCAGATCTCCCACAGTGATGAACCTCTCGGCATACAAGTATATGTTGAAAACCTGTCCCACAGTTTCAGATGCTGTTGCAACCTACGTCTCAATAGATCCCTGTATCTCCTGTACAGAGAGGACTATATACTTAGTAGATAGGAAGACTAAAAAGGTAAAACCTTACTTCAAATAA
- a CDS encoding DUF2108 domain-containing protein, translating into MELLPLVSIFCIVMGGIGVILNTDYLDKVIMLEFLTGGLIGLIVSFYYLDVAILTSIMEPVSTIILLLGSLKYIYIRRSKRRYSSKLPILVK; encoded by the coding sequence GTGGAACTACTTCCTTTAGTGTCTATCTTCTGTATTGTTATGGGAGGTATCGGTGTTATTCTAAATACAGATTACTTAGATAAGGTAATTATGTTGGAATTTTTGACGGGGGGCTTAATTGGTCTTATAGTATCCTTCTACTACTTAGATGTGGCAATTCTAACCTCTATAATGGAACCTGTTAGTACTATCATACTACTCTTAGGATCTCTTAAGTACATCTACATTCGAAGATCCAAGAGAAGGTACAGTTCAAAATTGCCAATACTTGTAAAGTAG
- a CDS encoding DUF1959 domain-containing protein produces MELDMEKIDRIQCEGTWEQKYNIIKNRYIMEEVIVPIAKVLGLSLDEVIELFVREYDGADLYETHAFAEQARMACLGRKVDIDLGLCWICDFYGLLSKKEGDLIRKKVVEDVLLNNIPYNEALKRGRELLVKLLKEK; encoded by the coding sequence ATGGAGTTAGATATGGAGAAGATAGATAGGATACAGTGTGAAGGTACCTGGGAACAGAAGTACAACATTATAAAAAACAGATACATTATGGAGGAGGTTATCGTACCTATTGCTAAGGTACTAGGATTATCCCTAGATGAAGTTATAGAGTTGTTTGTAAGGGAGTACGACGGTGCTGACCTCTATGAAACCCATGCATTTGCAGAACAGGCTAGGATGGCATGTCTAGGGAGAAAGGTGGATATAGATCTAGGGTTATGTTGGATATGTGACTTTTATGGACTGTTATCAAAGAAGGAGGGGGATCTAATAAGAAAGAAGGTAGTTGAGGATGTACTGTTAAACAATATTCCATATAATGAGGCTCTGAAGAGGGGAAGAGAGTTACTTGTAAAACTATTAAAGGAAAAGTAA
- a CDS encoding DUF2104 domain-containing protein: MEEVPYNLLWCVLSLTLGGFIGLSYSYNKYVKPYVEGSVDRLALVCAILGGILFSVPLPYSINCPLSLFLLGIPFGMRPGYGRVELIIGIFIATLGYLIKSLIG, translated from the coding sequence ATGGAGGAAGTGCCCTATAACCTACTCTGGTGTGTGTTATCCCTAACCTTAGGGGGATTTATAGGGTTGTCTTACAGTTATAACAAGTATGTAAAACCCTACGTAGAAGGAAGTGTAGATAGGTTGGCGTTAGTATGTGCCATACTTGGAGGCATATTGTTCTCAGTACCTCTACCTTACAGTATAAACTGCCCTCTCTCTCTGTTTCTATTAGGTATTCCCTTCGGTATGAGGCCAGGGTATGGCAGAGTTGAATTGATTATTGGTATATTCATTGCAACCTTAGGTTATCTAATTAAAAGTTTAATAGGTTAG
- the ehaA gene encoding energy-converting NiFe hydrogenase A subunit EhaA has translation MILYYILSVVISLVVGLVIKLPLKMDTNSFRGNLIFPTIFTALGLMAVVDTLFGLNLVFSVLIGILSSLFSKYVDVIFPGVDYGG, from the coding sequence TTGATACTCTATTATATCCTCTCAGTTGTGATCTCCCTGGTTGTTGGGCTTGTTATAAAATTACCTTTAAAGATGGATACTAACTCTTTCAGGGGAAATCTCATTTTCCCTACTATATTCACTGCTTTAGGATTGATGGCAGTTGTTGATACATTATTTGGGTTAAATCTAGTTTTTAGTGTTTTAATCGGTATACTATCTTCCCTATTTTCCAAGTATGTAGATGTTATATTTCCAGGTGTAGATTATGGAGGTTAG
- a CDS encoding 4Fe-4S binding protein, with protein sequence MASSLWYLYILTKKKFIKRFLSAKTEKEYTIPPKRFRKVPPTVKYPERCISCGACEGSCPPFAIKMVFFQDHNKKLPKIDIGACIGCGNCVESCPTKVLEIGNLREETLSLPWNVPKYRYFIIDEELCVNCGSCRTVCPVNAIDYDENTHIIDTNKCIGCERCIEACPVVDAIRTYDEKVLKERFNLCFKIKFNRMLKEEEKGDVISEVPRIVKSLCINCGNCVDVCPGSIDLENYKVVDCIKCGNCIEVCPTGAMRIGEVPRVSKIRDKCYIIGEDKCIGCRICYRACTVGAIDICCDTRLPYINPEKCVRCGVCYRECPVEAIYLTDTENSLKLYRVRKTRDYFECMVSRDLYEISRRYIQLKSDLLEFSQKEVEKSLSKMVNEKTSSNQSNS encoded by the coding sequence ATGGCTTCTTCACTGTGGTATCTCTACATTCTTACAAAGAAGAAATTTATTAAAAGGTTTTTATCGGCGAAGACGGAAAAGGAGTATACTATACCTCCAAAGAGATTCAGGAAGGTTCCTCCCACTGTAAAGTATCCTGAGAGGTGTATAAGTTGTGGAGCCTGTGAAGGTTCCTGTCCACCCTTTGCTATAAAGATGGTATTCTTCCAGGATCATAACAAAAAACTACCTAAGATAGATATTGGAGCCTGTATAGGTTGTGGAAACTGTGTAGAATCCTGTCCAACTAAGGTATTGGAGATTGGAAACTTAAGGGAGGAGACTTTAAGTCTACCTTGGAACGTTCCTAAATATAGATATTTCATAATAGACGAGGAGTTGTGTGTAAACTGTGGTTCCTGTAGGACAGTATGTCCAGTGAATGCTATAGATTACGATGAAAACACTCACATAATAGACACTAACAAATGTATTGGATGCGAGAGATGTATAGAGGCATGTCCTGTGGTGGACGCTATAAGAACCTACGATGAGAAAGTACTAAAAGAGAGGTTCAACCTATGTTTTAAGATAAAATTTAACAGGATGTTGAAGGAGGAGGAAAAGGGTGATGTGATCTCCGAGGTTCCAAGGATTGTAAAGAGTCTATGTATTAACTGTGGAAACTGTGTAGATGTATGTCCAGGGAGTATAGATTTGGAGAATTACAAAGTTGTAGATTGTATAAAATGTGGTAACTGTATAGAGGTGTGTCCTACAGGCGCCATGAGGATAGGAGAAGTCCCAAGAGTATCTAAAATAAGAGATAAGTGCTACATTATAGGAGAAGATAAGTGTATAGGTTGTAGAATATGCTACAGGGCCTGTACTGTAGGTGCAATAGACATCTGCTGTGATACTAGATTGCCCTATATAAATCCAGAGAAGTGTGTTAGATGTGGAGTGTGCTATAGAGAGTGTCCAGTTGAGGCTATATATTTAACTGATACGGAGAACTCCTTGAAACTCTATAGGGTTAGGAAGACGAGGGATTACTTTGAGTGTATGGTTAGTAGGGACTTATATGAGATCTCCAGGAGATATATACAGTTAAAAAGTGATCTGTTGGAGTTCTCTCAGAAGGAAGTTGAGAAATCTCTTAGTAAGATGGTGAATGAAAAAACTAGTTCCAATCAAAGTAATAGTTAA
- a CDS encoding EhaG family protein, translating into MDIVQNMFNYSVFAGFVVGMLSLIAISYQRSDIHTLILTDVVECAMLVIIAAVGTDLAEALILPGLVVGLAEFLAVSEILIHRNKLREKERSKKMSKLFEEFLVVEEPEIIGKIDHSKMEVLYSASKFISLILVIYGAFLTGFTGGAVMSVGLLFYIFSQGIINRGISSGDIRNFWETISGFSGVMWAFWILFGFIGFYLFPDHYITFLLIAGGALALKVGSKLGLIGDLKF; encoded by the coding sequence ATGGATATCGTCCAAAATATGTTTAACTATTCTGTCTTTGCAGGTTTTGTAGTGGGGATGCTCTCCCTTATTGCTATAAGTTATCAAAGATCTGATATACACACTCTAATTTTAACTGATGTTGTAGAGTGTGCTATGTTGGTTATTATTGCTGCTGTTGGGACCGATCTTGCTGAGGCCCTTATTCTTCCTGGTTTAGTTGTAGGGTTAGCGGAATTTTTAGCAGTCTCTGAGATCTTGATACATAGGAACAAATTAAGGGAGAAGGAAAGAAGTAAAAAGATGTCAAAGTTATTTGAGGAGTTCTTAGTTGTAGAAGAACCTGAAATAATTGGAAAAATAGATCACTCTAAGATGGAGGTGCTTTACAGTGCTTCGAAGTTTATAAGTCTCATACTAGTTATCTACGGAGCATTTTTAACTGGATTTACAGGTGGAGCCGTGATGTCTGTTGGTTTGCTGTTCTATATCTTTTCCCAGGGGATAATTAATAGGGGGATATCTTCAGGGGATATAAGGAATTTTTGGGAAACTATTTCAGGATTTTCAGGGGTTATGTGGGCATTCTGGATACTCTTTGGATTCATAGGTTTCTACCTCTTTCCAGATCACTATATAACTTTTCTTCTTATAGCAGGGGGTGCCTTAGCACTTAAGGTAGGTTCTAAACTTGGATTAATAGGAGATTTGAAATTTTAG
- a CDS encoding respiratory chain complex I subunit 1 family protein, which translates to MELSNIKYVIDALAYSLYAFLVGGLLLGLHRKIVARIQGRPGPPIIQYILHTLKFYFKEITFPITAGNPLYVFIALMSIMVWMSALYLGVVFNTSLLILMGLYVLQKIVEHGCGLSSGSPYGKLGGVRSVFSAAAEVPLFAVIGTIYLLTKSLIIEDIIRYQEVHGPIIFQLPFAAFAFFVLLLSKAPNSPFAIVKDKSIVSGYITEHFGILESLIMVADGIAWFVLLWIFIGVFIGPVLISDPLLTLLGMVVLTFIISLICALTPLLTPNHSVMIQILISALAIVDLLRRAIMG; encoded by the coding sequence ATGGAGTTATCCAATATAAAATATGTAATAGATGCACTGGCCTACAGTTTATACGCCTTTTTAGTGGGAGGACTACTGTTGGGACTACATAGGAAGATAGTAGCCAGGATCCAGGGAAGACCCGGTCCCCCTATTATTCAGTATATCCTTCATACCCTTAAATTCTACTTTAAGGAAATAACCTTTCCTATAACTGCAGGAAATCCTCTATACGTCTTTATAGCCCTGATGAGTATAATGGTATGGATGTCTGCACTCTACCTTGGAGTGGTGTTTAATACCTCTTTACTAATACTCATGGGTCTCTACGTCCTCCAGAAGATAGTGGAGCATGGTTGTGGTCTCAGTAGCGGATCTCCCTATGGAAAGTTGGGAGGTGTAAGGAGTGTATTCTCCGCCGCTGCAGAGGTGCCACTCTTTGCAGTAATCGGTACTATATATCTCCTAACTAAATCCCTGATAATAGAGGATATTATAAGATATCAGGAGGTACATGGGCCCATAATCTTCCAACTACCTTTTGCAGCATTTGCCTTCTTTGTACTTCTCCTTTCAAAGGCTCCAAATAGTCCCTTCGCAATAGTGAAGGATAAGAGTATAGTAAGTGGATACATCACAGAACACTTCGGTATCTTGGAATCCCTGATAATGGTAGCCGATGGGATAGCATGGTTCGTCCTCCTCTGGATATTTATAGGGGTATTTATCGGTCCTGTACTGATATCAGATCCACTACTAACACTCCTTGGGATGGTAGTTTTAACCTTTATAATATCCCTTATCTGTGCCCTAACTCCTCTACTAACACCAAACCACTCAGTTATGATTCAGATACTTATAAGTGCCCTTGCTATTGTAGATCTACTACGTAGGGCTATTATGGGATAG
- a CDS encoding DUF2109 domain-containing protein has product MDIVMLMIGVISFVVGIRIFLTKNKVQRLLYLCCLNFAISALIALYVGSPMGGVVAVVYFVGSTLSSNAIAHTIGKIQRIEGKR; this is encoded by the coding sequence ATGGATATCGTAATGTTAATGATAGGTGTTATATCATTTGTAGTTGGGATAAGGATATTTTTAACTAAGAACAAGGTACAAAGACTACTATATCTCTGTTGTTTAAATTTCGCCATATCTGCACTTATTGCACTCTATGTTGGGAGTCCAATGGGAGGTGTTGTGGCAGTAGTTTACTTCGTAGGATCTACCCTATCCAGCAACGCTATAGCCCATACCATTGGAAAGATCCAGAGAATTGAAGGTAAGAGATGA